One genomic segment of Diceros bicornis minor isolate mBicDic1 chromosome 25, mDicBic1.mat.cur, whole genome shotgun sequence includes these proteins:
- the SBF1 gene encoding myotubularin-related protein 5 isoform X4, whose amino-acid sequence MARLADYFVLVAFGPHPRGSGEGQGQILQRFPEKDWEDNPFPQGIELFCQPSGWQLCPERNPPTFFVAVLTDINSERHYCACLTFWEPAEPTQQAVCTEDAAEREEDVDEGGPVRLSPAAPGPPGQLFAPKTLVLVSRLDHAEVFRNSLGLIYTIHVEGLNVGLENVIGNLLTCIIPLAGGSQRTISLGAGDRQVIQTPLTDSLPISRCSVALLFRQLGITNVLSLFCAALTEHKVLFLSRSYQRLSDACRGLLALLFPLRYSFTYVPILPAQLLEVLSTPTPFIIGVNAAFQAETQELLDVIIADLDGGTVTVPECVHIPPLPEPLQSQTHSVLSMVLDPDLELADLAFPPPTTSTSSLKMQDKELRAVFLRLFAQLLQGYRWCLHMVRIHPEPVIRFHKAAFLGQRGLVEDDFLMKVLEGMAFAGFVSERGIPYRPTDLFDELVAHEVARMRADENHPQRVLRHIKELAEQLYKNENPYPAVAMHKVQRPGEASHLRRAPRPFPRLDEGMVQWIVDQATAKMQGAPPAVKAERRTTVPSGPPMTAILERSSGLHGNSARRLEVVRNCISYVFEGKMLEAKKLLPAVLRALKGRAARCCLAQELHLHVQQNRAVLDHQQFDFVVRMMNCCLQDCTSLDEHGVAAALLPLVTAFCRKLSPGVTQFAYSCVQEHVVWSTPQFWEAMFYGDVQTHIRALYLEPAEDRDPSQVWGDSLALGDGGRPGPGSSLVLRQVREVPAQEDERSALDVASEQRRLWPTLSREKQQELVQKEESTVFSQAIHYANRMSYLLLPLDSSKSRLLRERAGLGDLESASNSLVTNSMAGSVAESYDTESGFEDAETCDVAGAVVRFINRFVDKVCTESGVTSDHLKGLHVMVPDIVQMHIETLEAVHRESKRLPPIQKPKLLRPRLLPGEECVLDGLRVYLLPDGREEGAGGSGGGPALLPAEGAVFLTTYRVIFTGMPADPLVGEQVVVRSFPVAALTKEKRISVQTPVDQLLQDGLQLRSCTFQLLKMAFDEEVGSDSAELFRKQLHKLRYPPDIRGTFAFTLGSAHTPGRPPRATKDKGPSFRTLSRNLVKNAKKTIGRQYITRKKYNPPSWEHRGQPPPEDQEDEISVSEELEPSTLTPSSALKPSDRMTMNSLVERACCRDYQRLGLGTLSSSLSRAKSEPFRISPVNRMYAICRSYPGLLIVPQSVQDNALQRVSRCYRQNRFPVVCWRSGRSKAVLLRSGGLHSKGVVGLFKAQNAPSPGQSQADSSSLEQEKYLQAVVSSMPRFTDASGRNTLSGFSSAHMGSHGKWGSVRASGRSGGLGADVGSRLASRDMLSPPQANGAPPDPGFLRPHRAALYIIGDKAQLKGVRPDPLQQWELVPIEVFEARQVKASFKKLLKACVPGCLAAEPSPASFLRSLEDSEWLIQIHRLLQVSVLVVELLDSGSSVLVSLEDGWDITTQVVSLVQLLSDPFYRTLEGFRLLVEKEWLSFGHRFSHRGAHTLAGQSSGFTPVFLQFLDCVHQVHLQFPMEFEFSPFYLKFLGYHHASCRFQTFLLDSDYERIELGLLYEEKGERRGQQACRSVWEYVDRLSKRTPMFHNYMYAPEDAEVLRPYSNVSNLKVWDFYTEETLAEGPPYDWELAQGPPEPPEEERPDGGAPQSRRRVVWPCYDSRPRAQPDAISRLLEELQRLETELGRPPERWKDTWDRVKAAQRLEGRPDGRGIPSSLLVSSVPHHRRSLGVYLQEGPVGSTLSLSLDSDQSSGSTASGSRQAARRSTSTLYSQFQTAESENRSYEGTLYKKGAFMKPWKARWFVLDKTKHQLRYYDHRIDTECKGVIDLAEVEAVAPGTPTMGAPKTVDEKAFFDVKTTRRVYNFCAQDVLSAQQWVDQIQSCLSDA is encoded by the exons GGAGTGGGGAAGGCCAGGGCCAGATCCTGCAGCGCTTCCCAGAGAAGGACTGGGAGGACAACCCATTCCCCCAGGGCATCGAGCTG TTTTGCCAGCCCAGTGGGTGGCAGCTGTGTCCTGAGAGGAACCCACCAACGTTCTTTGTTGCTGTCCTCACCGACATCAACTCTGAGCGGCACTACTGCGCCTGCTTGACCTTCTGGGAGCCGGCAGAGCCCACACAG CAAGCAGTGTGCACCGAGGATGCTGCTGAGAGGGAGGAGGATGTGGATGAGGGAGGCCCAGTGCGACTGTCACCTGCAGCACCTGGACCGCCCGGCCAGCTGTTCGCTCCCAAGACACTGGTGCTGGTGTCTCGATTGGACCATGCAGAGGTGTTCAGG AACAGCCTCGGTCTCATCTACACCATCCACGTGGAGGGCCTGAACGTGGGCCTGGAGAATGTGATTGGGAACCTGCTCACATGCATCATCCCCCTGGCCGGGGGCTCGCAG AGAACCATCTCGTTGGGGGCTGGCGACCGGCAGGTCATCCAGACCCCGCTCACCGACTCGCTGCCCATCAGCCGCTGCAGCGTGGCCCTGCTCTTCCGCCAGCTGG GCATCACCAATGTGCTGTCTTTGTTCTGTGCTGCACTTACGGAGCACAAGGTGCTCTTCCTGTCTCGGAGCTACCAGCGGCTCTCGGATGCCTGCCGGGGACTCCTGGCGCTGCTGTTCCCTCTCCGATACAG CTTCACCTACGTGCCCATCCTGCCGGCACAGCTCCTGGAGGTCCTCAGCACGCCCACCCCCTTCATCATCGGAGTCAACGCGGCCTTCCAGGCAGAGACCCAGGAGCTG CTGGACGTGATTATTGCTGATCTTGATGGAGGAACGGTGACTGTCCCCGAGTGTGTGCACATTCCACCCCTGCCAGAGCCACTGCAGAGTCAGACACACAGTGTTCTTAGCATG GTCCTAGATCCAGACCTGGAGTTGGCAGATCTCGCCTTCcccccacccacgacatccacttCCTCCCTGAAGATGCAG GACAAGGAGCTGCGTGCCGTCTTCCTGCGGCTCTTTGCTCAGCTCCTGCAGGGTTACCGCTGGTGTCTGCACATGGTCCGCATCCACCCAGAGCCTGTCATCCGTTTTCATAAG GCAGCCTTCCTGGGCCAGCGTGGGCTGGTGGAGGATGATTTCCTGATGAAGGTGCTGGAGGGCATGGCTTTTGCAGGCTTCGTGTCGGAGCGTGGGATCCCTTACCGCCCTACAGACCTATTTGATGAG tTGGTGGCCCACGAGGTGGCACGGATGCGGGCGGATGAGAACCACCCCCAGCGTGTCCTGCGTCACATCAAGGAACTGGCGGAGCAGCTCTATAAGAAT GAGAACCCGTACCCCGCCGTGGCTATGCACAAGGTGCAGAGGCCAGGGGAGGCCAGTCACCTGCGGCGGGCGCCCCGGCCCTTTCCCCGGCTGGATGAGGGCATGGTGCAGTGGATCGTGGACCAGGCCACGGCCAAGATGCAGGGTGCACCCCCAGCTGTGAAGGCAGAGAGGAGGACCACCGTGCCCTCGGGTCCCCCCATGA CTGCCATACTGGAGCGGAGCAGTGGGCTCCATGGCAACAGTGCACGCAGGCTGGAGGTGGTCCGAAACTGCATCTCCTACGTCTTCGAGGGGAAGATGCTTGAGGCCAAGAAG ctgctccCTGCTGTGCTGAGGGCCCTGAAGGGGCGCGCGGCCCGCTGCTGCCTCGCCCAGGAGCTGCACCTGCATGTGCAGCAGAACCGGGCGGTCCTGGACCACCAGCAGTTCGACTTCGTCGTCCGCATGATGAACTGCTGCCTGCAG GACTGCACCTCCCTGGACGAGCATGGTGTAGCAGCTGCTCTGCTGCCCCTGGTCACAGCCTTCTGCCGG AAACTGAGCCCGGGGGTGACGCAGTTTGCGTACAGCTGCGTGCAGGAGCACGTGGTTTGGAGCACGCCGCAGTTCTGGGAGGCCATGTTCTACGGGGATGTGCAGACCCACATCCGAGCCCTCTACTTGGAGCCAGCCGAGGACCGAGACCCCTCCCAGGTATGGGGGGACTCCCTGGCCCTGGgggatgggggccggcctggcccTGGCTCATCCTTGGTGCTGCGGCAGGTCAGGGAGGTGCCTGCACAGGAGGACGAGCGCTCCGCCCTGGACGTGGCGTCCGAGCAGCGGCGCCTGTGGCCGACCCTAAGCCGTGAGAAGCAGCAGGAGTTGGTGCAGAAGGAGGAGAGCACGGTGTTCAGCCAGGCCATCCACTACGCCAACCGCATGAGCTACCTGCTGTTGCCCCTGGACAGCAGCAAGAGCCGCCTGCTGCGGGAGCGCGCAGGGCTGGGTGACCTGGAGAGCGCCAGCAACAGCCTGGTCACCAACAG CATGGCGGGCAGTGTGGCGGAGAGCTATGACACGGAAAGCGGCTTTGAGGATGCAGAGACCTGTGATGTGGCCGGGGCTGTGGTCCGCTTCATCAACCGCTTTGTGGACAAGGTCTGCACAGAGAGTGGGGTCACCAGCGACCACCTCAAGGGGCTGCATGTCATGGTGCCAG ACATCGTCCAGATGCACATCGAGACCCTGGAGGCCGTGCACAGAGAGAGCAAGAGGCTGCCCCCCATCCAGAAG CCCAAACTGCTGCGGCCGCGCCTGCTGCCTGGTGAGGAGTGTGTGCTGGATGGCCTGCGTGTCTACCTGCTGCCAGACGGGCGAGAGGAGGGCGCGGGGGGCAGTGGGGGGGGGCCCGCACTGTTGCCAGCTGAGGGCGCCGTCTTCCTCACCACATACCGGGTGATCTTCACGGGGATGCCTGCTGACCCCCTGG TGGGGGAACAGGTGGTGGTCCGCTCCTTCCCGGTGGCTGCGCTGACCAAGGAGAAGCGCATCAGCGTCCAGACCCCCGTGGACCAGCTTCTGCAGGATGGGCTGCAGCTGCGTTCCTGCACGTTCCAG CTGCTGAAGATGGCCTTTGACGAGGAGGTGGGGTCCGACAGCGCCGAGCTCTTCCGCAAGCAGCTGCACAAACTGCGGTACCCGCCGGACATCAGGGGCACCTTTGCGTTTACCCTGGGCTCTGCCCACACACCTGGCCGGCCGCCCCGTGCCACCAAGGACAAGGGTCCTTCCTTCAG GACCTTGTCCCGGAACCTCGTGAAGAATGCCAAGAAGACCATCGGGCGGCAGTATATCACTCGGAAAAAGTACAACCCCCCCAGTTGGGAGCACCGGGGCCAGCCACCCCCTGAGGACCAGGAGGATGAGATCTCAG TGTCGGAGGAGCTGGAGCCCAGCACACTGACCCCCTCCTCGGCTCTGAAGCCCTCGGACCGCATGACCATGAACAGCCTAGTAGAGCGGGCGTGCTGCCGGGACTACCAGCGCCTGGGTCTGGGCACGCTGAGCAGCAGCCTGAGCCGCGCCAAGTCCGAGCCCTTCCGCATCTCTCCAGTCAACCGCATGTACGCCATCTGCCGCAG CTACCCCGGGCTGCTGATCGTCCCCCAGAGCGTCCAGGACAACGCCCTGCAGCGTGTCTCTCGCTGCTACCGCCAGAACCGCTTCCCTGTGGTCTGCTGGCGCAGCGGGCGCTCCAAGGCCGTGCTACTGCGCTCAGGGGGCCTGCACAGCAAGGGTGTGGTCGGCCTTTTCAAGGCCCAGAACGCACCTTCTCCAG GCCAGTCCCAGGCAGACTCCAGCAGCTTGGAGCAGGAGAAGTACCTGCAGGCTGTGGTCAGCTCCATGCCGCGCTTCACCGATGCGTCGGGACGCAACACCCTCAGCGGCTTCTCCTCGGCCCACATGGGCAGCCACG GTAAATGGGGCAGTGTCCGGGCCAGTGGGCGCAGTGGTGGGCTTGGTGCCGACGTGGGCTCCCGGCTAGCAAGCAGAGACATGCTGAGCCCCCCCCAGGCCAATGGGGCCCCCCCTGACCCAGGATTTTTGCGGCCCCACCGTGCAGCGCTCTACATCATTGGGGACAAAGCGCAGCTCAAG GGTGTGCGGCCAGACCCGCTGCAGCAGTGGGAGCTGGTGCCCATCGAGGTGTTTGAGGCACGGCAGGTGAAGGCCAGCTTCAAGAAGCTGCTGAAGGCATGTGTCCCAGGCTGTCTCGCTGCCGAGCCCAGTCCGGCCTCCTTCCTACGCTCGCTGGAGGACTCAGAGTGGCTGATCCAG ATCCACAGGCTGCTGCAGGTGTCGGTGCTGGTGGTGGAGCTCCTGGACTCGGGCTCCTCCGTCCTGGTGAGCCTAGAGGACGGCTGGGACATCACCACCCAG GTGGTGTCCCTGGTGCAGCTGCTCTCAGACCCCTTCTACCGCACCCTGGAGGGTTTCCGTCTGCTGGTGGAGAAGGAGTGGCTGTCCTTCGGCCATCGGTTCAGCCACCGAGGGGCCCACACCTTGGCCGGGCAGAGCAGCGGCTTCACGCCTGTCTTCCTGCAGTTCCTAGACTGCGTGCACCAG GTCCATCTGCAGTTCCCCATGGAGTTTGAGTTCAGCCCTTTCTACCTCAAGTTTCTTGGCTACCACCATGCATCTTGCCGCTTCCAGACCTTCCTGCTCGACTCGGACTATGAGCGCATCGAGCTGG GGCTGCTATACGAGGAGAAGGGGGAGCGCAGGGGCCAGCAGGCATGCAGGTCTGTGTGGGAGTACGTGGACCGGCTGAGCAAGAGGACGCCCATGTTCCACAACTACATGTACGCGCCTGAGGACGCAGAG GTCCTGCGGCCCTACAGCAATGTGTCCAACCTGAAGGTGTGGGACTTCTACACAGAGGAAACGCTGGCCGAGGGCCCCCCCTACGACTGGGAGCTGGCCCAGGGGCCCCCCGAGCCCCCAGAAGAAGAGCGGCCCGACGGGGGCGCTCCCCAGAGCAGGCGCCGCGTGGTGTGGCCCTGCTACGATAGCCGCCCCCGAGCCCAGCCCGATGCCATCTCACGCCTGCTGGAG GAGCTACAGCGGCTGGAGACAGAGCTGGGCCGACCCCCTGAGCGTTGGAAGGACACCTGGGATCGGGTGAAGGCTGCACAGCGCCTTGAAGGCCGGCCAGACGGACGT GGCATCCCCAGCTCCCTGCTGGTGTCCAGCGTGCCCCACCACCGCCGCTCACTGGGTGTGTACCTGCAGGAGGGGCCTGTGGGCTCCACCCTGAGCCTCAGCCTGGACAGTGACCAGAGCAGTGGCTCAACCGCGTCTGGCTCCCGCCAGGCAGCCCGCCGCAGCACCAGCACCCTGTACAGCCAGTTCCAGACAGCCGAGAGTGAGAACAG GTCCTATGAGGGCACCCTGTACAAGAAGGGGGCTTTCATGAAGCCCTGGAAGGCCCGCTGGTTCGTGCTGGACAAGACCAAGCACCAG CTGCGCTACTACGACCACCGCATCGATACAGAGTGCAAGGGCGTCATTGACCTGGCAGAGGTGGAGGCCGTGGCACCTGGCACTCCTACCATGGGCGCCCCAAAGACCGTGGATGAGAAGGCCTTCTTTGAT GTGAAGACGACCCGTCGTGTTTACAACTTCTGTGCCCAGGACGTGCTGTCAGCCCAGCAGTGGGTGGACCAGATCCAGAGCTGCCTGTCAGATGCCTGA